In Odocoileus virginianus isolate 20LAN1187 ecotype Illinois chromosome 23, Ovbor_1.2, whole genome shotgun sequence, one DNA window encodes the following:
- the LOC110149043 gene encoding protein mago nashi homolog — MSMASDFYLRYYVGHKGKFGHEFLEFEFRPDGKLRYANNSNYKNDVMIRKEAYVHKSVMEELKRIIDDSEITKEDDALWPPPDRVGRQELEIVIADEHISFTTSKIGSLIDVNQSKDPEGLRVFYYLVQDLKCLVFSLIGLHFKIKPI, encoded by the exons ATGTCTATGGCCAGCGATTTCTACCTGCGTTATTACGTAGGGCACAAGGGCAAGTTTGGACACGAGTTTCTGGAGTTTGAGTTTCGGCCGGACG GAAAACTTAGATATGCCAACAACAGCAATTATAAAAATGATGTCATGATCAGAAAGGAG GCTTATGTACACAAGAGTGTAATGGAAGAACTGAAGAGAATTATTGATGACAGTGAAATTACAAAAGAAGACGATGCTTTGTGGCCTCCCCCTGACAGGGTTGGCCGACAG gagCTTGAAATTGTAATTGCAGATGAACACATTTCTTTTACCACATCAAAAATAGGTTCTCTTATCGATGTCAATCAGTCAAA ggaTCCTGAAGGCCTTCGAGTATTTTACTATTTGGTGCAGGACCTGAAGTGTTTAGTGTTTAGTCTTATTGGATTACATTTCAAGATTAAACCAATCTAA